A genomic window from Candidatus Obscuribacter sp. includes:
- a CDS encoding ketoacyl-ACP synthase III: MVKISGVGVAVPPKLLTNTDLEKMVETSDQWITERTGIKQRHIVEPGVTCSDLGAQASLAACAKAGISPKDVELIIFATVTPDMLLPATACLVQSKIGATNCWGFDLSIACSGFLYALQVGAQFVMSGCHKNVLVIGIDVMSSIIDYTDRQTCIIFGDGGGAVLLQPSESEEDGCFVDYLHEIDGSGGDFLCMPGGGSQHPATAESVANRDHFVKQDGPVVFKFATKRMPDLCVRLLARNNMSGKDVDVFVPHQANLRIIKSAVERLQMPMEKVIINIEQYGNTTAGTLPLALDTALQQGRLKKGDLVLFAAMGAGLSAGAALIRWGY, encoded by the coding sequence CTGGTCAAGATAAGCGGCGTCGGCGTGGCTGTCCCACCCAAGCTTTTGACCAATACCGATCTCGAAAAAATGGTGGAAACCTCGGATCAGTGGATTACTGAGCGTACTGGTATCAAGCAAAGACACATTGTTGAGCCCGGTGTTACTTGCTCAGATCTCGGTGCCCAAGCCAGTCTTGCAGCCTGCGCAAAAGCCGGGATTTCGCCTAAAGATGTCGAATTGATTATCTTTGCTACCGTTACCCCGGATATGCTTTTGCCTGCTACCGCCTGTCTGGTGCAATCCAAGATTGGTGCTACAAACTGCTGGGGTTTTGACCTTTCTATCGCTTGCTCTGGCTTTTTGTACGCGCTGCAAGTCGGTGCCCAGTTTGTCATGAGTGGCTGTCACAAAAATGTGCTGGTAATAGGCATAGACGTCATGTCTTCGATTATCGACTACACCGATAGACAGACTTGTATTATCTTTGGCGATGGCGGCGGTGCCGTACTTTTGCAGCCTTCTGAGTCCGAAGAAGACGGTTGTTTTGTCGACTATCTCCACGAAATTGATGGCTCTGGTGGTGATTTCCTTTGTATGCCTGGTGGTGGCAGCCAGCACCCAGCCACGGCTGAGTCTGTAGCTAACCGCGATCACTTTGTCAAACAAGATGGACCGGTAGTCTTTAAGTTTGCCACCAAGCGCATGCCCGACCTTTGCGTCAGATTGCTTGCCCGCAACAATATGTCTGGTAAGGATGTCGACGTTTTTGTACCGCACCAGGCCAATTTGCGCATTATCAAGTCTGCTGTTGAGCGTCTGCAGATGCCTATGGAAAAAGTTATCATCAATATCGAACAGTATGGTAATACCACTGCTGGTACCTTACCTCTGGCCCTTGATACCGCCCTTCAGCAAGGACGACTCAAAAAAGGCGACCTGGTGCTTTTTGCTGCCATGGGCGCAGGGCTATCTGCTGGTGCGGCTTTGATTCGCTGGGGCTATTAA
- a CDS encoding PAS domain-containing protein, protein MVDSPKSDNKQDGLDQLDLFQNAPVSLSLISPEGLILNTNNYQLAALGYLRDSFVGKNINEFFVDKEKFATIVQSLQTGDVLPSQILSIVDSHNKIKELQVDASAFFKNGALETIQLATRDVTSENRRRNMDELIQELQSDTTLRLVTASSIYDALCELTNKLRELLDFDVAMIWKADEKVNRLERFAYSHKGTREEHEYLMTRSVSLPLTMGGGFPATSWYTGRTEHLHLDQSMVLFGESRSRIARQYHNVITFPIAIGKRQWGLVALFSESKRATDLRVLDALRSIGHQVGHFVERIESNEAYLTSQERYYVAVTGSNDGIWDWDLVSNEVFYSPRYKEQLGFEESELGNNFEVFRSLCHPDDYPKVMDNVQRHIETKEPFNTEFRMLTKSGAYKWIAACGQAVWNPQGRPVRMAGSHRDIDQLKAAEAARKEYELKLLASEAMFRQLAENIKEVFWIMDLASRSFIYASPAFEQVFERSCQDLYKSLDTFKDCIIKEDSEKFKDIISLADITENGKEIEFRVHKSQAFKENEEAGSPWRWLWARVFPVYDAKGRVVRLCGIAHDITEKKEVEKRVSDFYSTVSHELRTPLTSIRAALGLIEGGLTGVIPEETMEYTSIARDNCDRLIRLINDILDIRKLEAQKLELKLRNVAPQAIIVKTLDSLKAYAEEKSVKLSFGQTNLPTNDCIADPDRLVQVLTNLISNAIKYSPKEGSVVASVLDTRDNKIRFEISDQGPGIAADQIPELFGLFQQLTCLENDRNTGSGLGLAISKSLVEKMGGTIGVISTPSEGSVFWLELPAATYNIDNNSLDSSINGDAKCGDNKQAKLLLIEDSDSIAMLLKAFLTRKGYLPMRAATLAQARELLKIHDFELIFADVNLPDGNGLDFINWLHREQVDRITPVIVLSGSDNNDKTIDHPEVVDHVRKPFDGEKLLAILKSRLTKVENYQLTD, encoded by the coding sequence ATGGTAGATTCTCCCAAAAGCGACAATAAACAAGATGGTCTTGATCAACTGGACCTCTTCCAAAACGCGCCTGTCTCGCTGAGTTTAATCAGTCCCGAAGGTCTCATTCTCAATACCAATAACTACCAGCTGGCTGCCCTCGGTTACCTGCGCGATAGTTTTGTCGGTAAAAACATCAACGAATTTTTTGTAGACAAAGAAAAGTTTGCCACCATAGTACAAAGCTTACAAACCGGCGACGTTTTACCAAGCCAAATTCTGTCCATAGTTGATAGTCACAACAAAATAAAGGAGCTCCAGGTCGATGCCAGTGCCTTTTTTAAAAACGGCGCACTGGAGACTATTCAACTGGCAACAAGAGATGTGACCAGCGAGAACAGACGCCGCAATATGGACGAACTAATACAGGAACTGCAAAGCGATACAACTTTGCGCCTGGTAACAGCATCTAGCATTTATGATGCGCTTTGCGAGTTAACCAATAAACTGCGCGAGCTTTTGGACTTTGATGTGGCAATGATCTGGAAGGCCGATGAGAAGGTAAACCGACTGGAACGTTTTGCCTACAGTCATAAAGGCACAAGAGAAGAACACGAATATTTGATGACCCGTTCTGTTTCTCTGCCTCTTACTATGGGAGGCGGATTTCCCGCCACAAGCTGGTATACAGGTAGGACTGAGCACCTCCACCTGGATCAGTCAATGGTCTTATTTGGCGAAAGCCGATCTCGCATAGCGCGGCAGTACCACAATGTAATTACCTTTCCGATTGCAATAGGCAAGCGTCAATGGGGACTGGTGGCGCTATTTAGCGAGAGCAAGAGAGCAACTGATTTGCGCGTACTGGATGCATTGCGCTCGATAGGCCATCAAGTAGGACACTTTGTCGAGCGCATCGAATCAAACGAGGCCTATCTGACCAGCCAGGAACGTTACTATGTAGCCGTTACTGGCTCCAATGACGGTATCTGGGACTGGGATCTGGTCTCCAACGAGGTCTTTTATTCGCCCAGGTACAAAGAACAGCTGGGCTTTGAAGAAAGCGAACTGGGCAATAACTTTGAAGTCTTCCGCTCACTTTGCCATCCTGACGACTATCCAAAAGTAATGGACAATGTGCAACGCCACATCGAAACAAAAGAGCCCTTTAATACCGAATTTAGAATGCTCACCAAATCCGGTGCCTACAAATGGATAGCAGCTTGCGGACAGGCCGTCTGGAACCCACAAGGAAGACCTGTAAGAATGGCAGGCTCACACCGCGACATCGATCAGCTCAAGGCCGCCGAGGCCGCTCGCAAAGAATACGAGTTGAAGTTACTGGCCAGCGAAGCGATGTTCAGACAATTAGCTGAAAACATAAAAGAAGTTTTTTGGATTATGGATTTGGCGAGCCGCTCCTTTATCTATGCCAGTCCGGCATTTGAACAAGTCTTCGAGCGCTCCTGCCAGGACCTCTACAAGAGTCTCGATACATTCAAAGATTGCATCATCAAAGAAGACTCCGAAAAATTCAAAGACATAATTTCGCTAGCTGATATCACCGAAAACGGCAAAGAAATAGAATTTAGAGTGCATAAATCACAAGCCTTCAAAGAAAACGAAGAGGCGGGTTCTCCCTGGCGCTGGCTCTGGGCTAGAGTATTCCCGGTCTATGATGCCAAAGGCAGAGTGGTAAGGCTCTGTGGTATCGCTCACGATATCACCGAAAAGAAAGAAGTGGAAAAACGTGTCAGTGATTTTTACTCGACAGTCTCCCATGAGTTGCGCACGCCACTCACTTCAATCAGGGCAGCCCTAGGTCTAATCGAGGGAGGACTGACCGGCGTTATCCCCGAAGAAACAATGGAATACACCAGTATCGCCAGAGACAACTGCGACAGGTTAATAAGACTGATTAACGATATCCTCGATATCCGCAAGCTAGAAGCACAAAAACTGGAGCTAAAGCTGCGCAATGTTGCACCGCAAGCAATCATTGTCAAAACTCTGGATTCGCTCAAAGCCTACGCTGAAGAAAAATCAGTTAAATTGAGTTTTGGCCAAACCAATCTGCCCACCAATGACTGCATTGCCGACCCGGATAGACTGGTACAGGTACTCACCAATCTCATCTCCAATGCCATAAAATACAGCCCCAAAGAGGGCTCAGTCGTAGCATCCGTGCTGGACACTAGAGACAATAAAATTCGTTTTGAAATAAGTGACCAGGGTCCTGGAATTGCTGCTGACCAAATCCCCGAACTCTTTGGACTATTCCAGCAACTTACCTGCCTAGAAAACGACAGAAACACTGGTTCCGGATTGGGGTTGGCCATTTCAAAGTCGTTAGTGGAAAAAATGGGAGGTACCATTGGTGTTATCAGCACTCCTTCTGAAGGGTCAGTATTCTGGCTGGAATTACCCGCGGCCACTTACAATATCGACAATAACTCGCTAGACAGTAGCATCAACGGTGACGCTAAATGCGGCGATAATAAACAGGCCAAGCTGCTCTTAATAGAAGACAGCGACTCAATTGCCATGCTCCTAAAGGCTTTTTTGACTCGCAAAGGCTATCTGCCAATGCGCGCAGCAACACTGGCCCAAGCCAGAGAGCTGCTCAAAATACACGATTTTGAGCTGATTTTTGCCGATGTTAATTTGCCAGACGGCAACGGTCTGGACTTTATCAACTGGTTACACCGTGAGCAAGTGGACCGCATTACACCGGTGATTGTGCTCAGCGGTTCAGACAATAACGACAAAACCATTGATCATCCCGAAGTAGTAGATCATGTGCGCAAGCCTTTTGACGGCGAAAAACTCCTGGCAATTTTAAAATCCAGGCTAACTAAAGTAGAAAACTATCAGTTAACTGATTAA
- a CDS encoding flavin reductase family protein translates to MLIDFSDTSLETKYRLLTSAVVPRPIAWVSTKDKNGRDNLAPFSFFNVVSTDPPILVFAPGPKLINKDGQSRLAKKDTLSNIEETGEFVVNIVSYDLAQKMNQTAAEYPADVSEFEAAALTAVPSSMVRPLRVKESPINLECKLHQLIDFGQNAGTGKLILGQILCIHIDDDVLVNGRIDPTKLDAVGRLGANFYTSTRDLFSIVRPSITE, encoded by the coding sequence ATGCTCATAGACTTCAGTGATACCAGTCTGGAAACAAAATATCGGCTCTTAACAAGTGCAGTTGTGCCGCGTCCAATTGCCTGGGTTTCAACCAAAGACAAAAATGGACGAGACAATCTTGCTCCTTTTTCATTCTTCAATGTGGTTTCAACTGACCCGCCGATACTAGTTTTTGCTCCCGGTCCAAAACTAATCAACAAAGACGGTCAAAGCCGTCTGGCAAAAAAAGACACTCTGAGCAATATCGAAGAAACCGGTGAGTTTGTAGTAAATATAGTGAGTTATGATCTGGCTCAAAAAATGAATCAGACCGCAGCAGAGTATCCGGCCGATGTCAGTGAATTTGAAGCAGCAGCTCTAACAGCAGTGCCATCATCCATGGTGCGGCCATTGAGAGTCAAAGAAAGTCCAATCAACCTCGAGTGTAAGCTGCATCAGCTCATCGATTTTGGACAAAACGCCGGTACCGGAAAGCTCATCCTTGGACAGATATTGTGCATCCATATAGATGATGATGTCCTCGTAAATGGCCGCATCGATCCTACCAAGCTCGACGCTGTCGGTAGACTGGGAGCCAACTTCTATACCAGTACTCGAGATCTGTTTAGCATTGTAAGACCTTCGATCACTGAATAA
- a CDS encoding alpha/beta fold hydrolase, whose translation MNTRKHRLVKPKKLHTVLGLLSAVLLLGINLPVCASDQSKHNQKNIPLSCPIEAEERDRQEPGLAFANKQLYEAGIFFGEKKYVDATRLLKEALDKESKLTTKNSRPDVIAYWLADCHYLQAHYDEAEAMYLKAESYLKAEDQSATNKALELAILRGQLACLNHLKKNTEAEAVADRCVKLTKEIFGGGNINYGWSLLSHSEFLTKIGKTKESDVDFQHAICIFRKHNLDRLTREQGIACPVTCLKDQSKEKVRTNIWKLVFGTTNEKALPEDLFEDKADAITSFCQADYGFPTALALQKHAPGYVWADPTKEASGVIVCVHGLGLHHLSYDSFAREMVKDGFIVIAFDVRGFGSYLNSQGQEKLDLDGCVQDMKAIVTALRQDYSDQPFFMLGESMGGAIVLRLCALYPDLLDGLVCSVPAAKRYKAGTTALTVALHYVSDPNKPFSIGRKVVAQSTNKKVERERWQSDPASKLELTPKELLSFQRFMNDNSIYARKILHTPVILFQGNEDRLVKKTGTYDLFEAIATKQKTLVVIGGAEHLIFEASQFKDDITTGVTGWLKAHGARCEYVPEEPKGKTTASTKARE comes from the coding sequence ATGAATACCAGAAAGCATAGGCTCGTAAAGCCGAAAAAATTACACACAGTACTGGGCTTGCTCAGTGCTGTGCTTTTGCTTGGCATAAATTTGCCAGTGTGTGCCAGCGATCAAAGCAAACACAATCAAAAAAACATTCCGCTATCCTGTCCAATCGAGGCCGAAGAGCGCGACAGACAGGAGCCTGGACTGGCATTTGCTAACAAACAGCTTTACGAAGCTGGCATTTTTTTTGGTGAAAAAAAATATGTAGATGCCACCAGATTACTCAAAGAAGCTCTAGATAAAGAAAGCAAACTGACGACAAAAAACTCCAGACCAGATGTAATTGCATACTGGTTGGCCGATTGTCATTATCTGCAAGCACACTACGACGAAGCAGAAGCAATGTACTTGAAAGCCGAATCGTACTTAAAAGCAGAAGATCAAAGTGCAACAAACAAAGCGCTGGAGCTGGCGATATTGCGCGGACAACTAGCTTGTTTGAATCACCTCAAAAAAAATACTGAAGCAGAAGCAGTGGCCGACCGTTGTGTAAAGCTAACTAAAGAAATTTTTGGTGGTGGCAATATCAATTACGGTTGGAGCTTGTTATCGCACTCCGAGTTTTTGACAAAAATTGGCAAGACAAAAGAAAGCGATGTTGATTTCCAACATGCAATATGTATTTTTCGCAAACATAATCTCGATAGATTGACTAGAGAACAAGGCATCGCCTGTCCGGTAACTTGCCTCAAAGATCAAAGCAAAGAAAAAGTCAGAACAAATATCTGGAAACTTGTCTTTGGCACCACTAACGAAAAGGCATTACCCGAAGATCTTTTTGAAGATAAAGCTGACGCAATAACAAGTTTTTGTCAGGCTGATTATGGTTTTCCCACCGCCCTTGCACTGCAAAAGCATGCCCCTGGTTATGTCTGGGCAGATCCGACAAAAGAAGCAAGTGGCGTCATAGTCTGTGTACATGGACTGGGCCTGCACCACTTGTCATATGACAGTTTTGCTAGAGAGATGGTTAAAGATGGCTTTATCGTTATCGCTTTTGACGTACGTGGCTTTGGCAGCTATCTCAATAGTCAGGGTCAAGAAAAGCTAGATCTTGATGGTTGCGTCCAGGACATGAAAGCTATAGTCACGGCTTTGCGTCAGGATTATTCAGATCAACCATTTTTTATGTTGGGTGAATCCATGGGCGGTGCCATAGTTTTGCGACTTTGCGCACTCTATCCCGATTTACTTGATGGACTTGTTTGCTCCGTACCGGCAGCCAAGAGATACAAAGCTGGCACCACCGCACTCACTGTGGCGTTGCATTATGTTTCCGATCCCAATAAACCTTTTTCGATTGGTCGCAAAGTAGTAGCGCAATCCACCAACAAAAAAGTAGAAAGAGAACGCTGGCAATCAGATCCCGCATCAAAACTGGAGCTTACGCCAAAAGAATTACTCTCCTTCCAGCGCTTTATGAATGATAATTCAATTTATGCGCGCAAGATTTTGCACACGCCAGTGATTTTGTTTCAAGGCAATGAAGATCGGCTGGTCAAAAAAACCGGTACATATGACCTTTTTGAGGCAATTGCCACAAAACAAAAAACTCTGGTTGTTATAGGTGGTGCCGAGCATTTGATTTTTGAGGCATCACAATTTAAAGACGATATCACCACTGGTGTAACGGGTTGGCTCAAGGCCCATGGGGCTCGCTGCGAATATGTACCGGAAGAACCTAAGGGCAAAACGACAGCTAGTACAAAAGCTAGAGAATAA
- a CDS encoding serine/threonine protein kinase translates to MADGSDLDSTAVSESVSQSAFDYRPGETVGGDYRLVQLLGRGGMGTVFAAEHRYIKGKQYALKLLAREQVTDDNLKRFQREAVALARLSHPGIVQIYNFGIDKDVCPYYVMEIVDGISLADLIKQSGPLDEFRALDLFIQIAEALDYAHRSGIVHRDIKPSNVMLVKQKGDLKPQIKIVDFGIVRLAIDDEREKQKLTATGDIFGTPLYMSPEQTTGGAVTFASDVYSLGCTLYEVLTGRPPFKGANAFATLEQHQKDKPAPLRNAYEGGRFSDAIESIVARMLAKRKEDRYQSMQQLVRDLLRAQEGKRVYAEGLTLEELEQPLFEVDNKAVSPLAQVGVVQKRWLLPLALFFCFLLCCVVCVLWSKPAAKQVQAPKTSPIDFKSAASSGEEFILDSATSEGVTVTTFESPQQFKADSAHKNASLITVSLNSGKPMPDFAGTEHAFQSDTGKLSKAIALLHDVKSIETLKISSSSTGSEVSSLNQADVSAIELAPRCKVFHLSDLSAPLESFMRLRYLQSVNTLKLANFSGLAPHNKAQSLSYILNQLNSLPNLEHLVLFGYDLSDSDIDVLCQSRHLKALELFEAQLPPKSVYKLSHTSSSLQTIVLANQIFSPTEMRQILTGSKLVDFVMGRPKPDSELERVWTPEVERSVKSIMPGFSYHSDSEGELYSGKSGVSDAQ, encoded by the coding sequence GTGGCAGACGGGAGCGATTTAGACAGCACTGCTGTGAGCGAGAGCGTGTCACAGTCTGCTTTTGACTATCGCCCAGGCGAGACTGTTGGTGGGGACTATCGTCTAGTGCAGCTACTTGGCCGCGGTGGTATGGGCACTGTGTTTGCCGCCGAGCACCGCTACATAAAAGGCAAGCAGTATGCTCTCAAGCTTTTGGCGCGTGAGCAAGTTACCGACGACAATCTCAAAAGGTTTCAACGAGAAGCAGTGGCTCTCGCTCGGCTCTCACACCCGGGGATAGTGCAGATTTATAACTTTGGCATTGATAAGGATGTCTGTCCTTATTATGTGATGGAAATTGTCGATGGCATCAGTTTGGCTGATTTGATCAAGCAGAGTGGTCCTTTAGATGAGTTTAGAGCACTCGATTTGTTTATACAGATTGCTGAGGCTCTCGATTATGCCCATCGCAGTGGTATTGTGCACCGCGACATCAAGCCCAGTAATGTAATGCTGGTCAAACAAAAAGGTGATCTCAAACCGCAAATAAAAATCGTTGACTTTGGCATTGTACGATTGGCTATTGATGATGAGCGTGAGAAGCAAAAGCTGACTGCTACCGGCGATATTTTTGGTACACCACTCTATATGAGTCCAGAGCAAACCACCGGCGGAGCGGTGACTTTTGCTTCTGACGTATATTCACTGGGTTGCACATTGTATGAGGTGCTTACAGGCCGACCGCCATTTAAAGGTGCAAACGCTTTTGCCACTCTTGAACAACATCAAAAAGATAAGCCTGCTCCACTACGAAATGCCTATGAGGGTGGTCGATTTAGTGATGCCATCGAGTCAATTGTGGCCAGAATGTTGGCTAAAAGAAAGGAAGATCGCTATCAGTCGATGCAGCAGCTCGTCCGCGATCTGCTTAGAGCACAAGAAGGTAAGCGTGTTTATGCTGAAGGGCTGACGCTCGAAGAATTAGAGCAGCCCTTGTTTGAGGTTGATAACAAAGCTGTCTCGCCCCTGGCGCAAGTTGGCGTAGTGCAAAAAAGATGGTTATTGCCGCTGGCTTTGTTTTTTTGTTTTTTACTTTGTTGCGTGGTATGTGTTCTGTGGAGCAAGCCGGCAGCAAAACAAGTACAGGCACCAAAAACCAGCCCTATAGATTTTAAAAGCGCAGCCTCCAGTGGTGAAGAATTTATCCTTGACAGTGCCACCAGTGAGGGAGTAACTGTGACGACTTTTGAGTCTCCGCAACAGTTTAAGGCTGACTCTGCTCATAAAAATGCCTCTTTGATCACAGTCTCTCTCAATTCAGGCAAGCCTATGCCAGATTTTGCTGGCACTGAGCATGCTTTTCAATCTGATACGGGTAAATTGAGCAAAGCCATTGCCCTTTTGCATGACGTAAAGTCCATAGAGACATTGAAGATATCTAGCAGCTCTACAGGCAGCGAGGTCAGTAGCCTCAATCAAGCGGATGTCAGTGCTATTGAACTGGCACCACGTTGTAAGGTTTTTCACTTGAGCGATTTAAGCGCGCCCTTGGAATCCTTTATGCGCCTTAGATATTTGCAGTCAGTCAATACTCTCAAATTGGCGAATTTTAGTGGATTGGCACCACACAACAAAGCGCAGTCTCTCAGTTATATATTGAACCAGCTAAATAGTTTGCCTAATTTGGAGCATCTTGTATTGTTTGGCTATGATTTAAGTGACTCTGACATCGATGTGCTTTGCCAGTCGCGACATCTTAAGGCCCTCGAGCTATTTGAAGCACAGCTACCGCCAAAGTCTGTGTACAAGCTCTCGCACACTTCTTCTTCTTTGCAGACCATTGTATTAGCCAATCAAATCTTCAGTCCTACCGAGATGCGTCAAATTTTGACTGGTAGCAAGTTGGTTGATTTTGTCATGGGACGTCCCAAGCCAGACTCCGAGCTGGAGCGCGTTTGGACGCCCGAGGTGGAACGTTCAGTTAAGTCGATAATGCCAGGGTTTAGCTATCACTCTGATTCTGAGGGCGAGCTCTATAGCGGTAAATCTGGAGTTAGCGATGCTCAATGA
- a CDS encoding serine/threonine protein kinase → MLNELPGVNGHRYEPGVVVGGDYVLLRSIGRGGMGEVFAAEHKFIAGRVCALKMLAPHLVTERNWQRFEREARALARLDHGGIVKIYTMGLDRETCPYYVMELIEGETLSEYLNRSGRFSVEQAIAIFKQVASALDCAHRNSIIHRDLKPSNIMLLPAKDGQSMTVKLVDFGVAALISNVEHQRLTEIGEAVGTPLYMSPEQFVGEAAGEPCDVYSLGCTLFEALTGRPPFRGENTLQTIHMHQYKLAPTLAEAFPRGQFSNDLEYMVARMLSKLPASRYQNMAQVIHDFERLSKGKPLVLARSQNTASEIAEEPAAKTEWPFSRLQIILSAVACFTLVGALSYWALSDSSKSPQLAPVCTGLTKSIQEEAQANSKTPHCLTMDQNHRLWA, encoded by the coding sequence ATGCTCAATGAATTGCCGGGTGTGAATGGGCATCGCTATGAACCCGGAGTTGTCGTGGGTGGAGACTATGTGCTCTTGCGATCGATTGGACGCGGGGGCATGGGTGAGGTTTTTGCCGCCGAGCACAAATTTATTGCTGGACGTGTCTGTGCCCTCAAAATGCTCGCACCGCATCTGGTGACAGAGCGCAACTGGCAACGCTTTGAACGAGAAGCTAGAGCGCTCGCTCGTCTTGATCACGGCGGCATAGTCAAAATTTATACTATGGGCCTGGATAGGGAGACTTGTCCGTACTATGTAATGGAACTAATTGAGGGTGAGACGCTCTCTGAGTATTTAAATAGGTCTGGTCGCTTTAGTGTAGAGCAGGCAATTGCAATTTTTAAGCAGGTTGCCAGCGCGCTGGATTGCGCCCATCGTAACTCCATTATCCACCGCGATCTTAAGCCCTCAAACATTATGCTTTTGCCGGCTAAGGACGGTCAGTCCATGACCGTCAAACTGGTGGATTTTGGTGTTGCCGCATTGATTTCAAATGTAGAACATCAAAGGCTCACCGAAATCGGAGAGGCCGTAGGCACGCCGCTTTACATGAGTCCCGAGCAGTTTGTCGGCGAAGCTGCGGGTGAACCTTGTGATGTCTACTCACTTGGTTGCACGCTCTTTGAAGCTCTGACTGGGCGACCTCCTTTTAGAGGCGAAAACACCCTGCAAACAATCCATATGCATCAGTATAAGCTTGCTCCGACACTGGCTGAAGCATTTCCTCGTGGTCAGTTTAGCAATGACCTGGAATACATGGTGGCACGAATGCTCAGTAAGTTGCCGGCTAGTCGCTATCAAAACATGGCGCAAGTGATTCATGATTTTGAAAGATTGAGCAAAGGTAAGCCTCTGGTGCTTGCTCGCAGCCAAAATACCGCATCTGAAATAGCAGAAGAACCTGCAGCTAAGACGGAATGGCCCTTTAGTCGCTTGCAGATTATTCTCTCTGCTGTGGCTTGCTTTACTCTGGTTGGCGCCCTCAGTTATTGGGCTTTGTCAGATAGCAGCAAATCGCCACAGTTAGCACCTGTTTGCACTGGGTTGACAAAATCTATACAGGAAGAGGCGCAAGCTAACTCTAAGACCCCGCATTGCCTGACGATGGATCAGAATCATCGTCTTTGGGCATGA